One window of Ralstonia pickettii DTP0602 genomic DNA carries:
- a CDS encoding ABC transporter permease (K01997: livH; branched-chain amino acid transport system permease protein), which yields MTFFFEILIGGLLSGLMYSLVALGFVLIYKASGVFNFAQGAMVYFAALAVVGLMDKGMPMWAAVIGAFVVMILVGMSTERFVLRKLVNQPPITLFMATIGLSFFLEGLGPLLFGNEVRPINLGIVDEPIESIMTNFNIVLSKFDIAAAAIAGVLVGSLALFFQYTKVGRALRAVADDHQAALSLGIPLQNIWAIVWGVAGFVALVAGMLWGSRNGVQFALTLTALKALPVLILGGFTSVPGAIVGGLIIGASEKLAEIYIPPVFQSMFGGNFGGIEGWFPYVFALLFLLVRPEGLFGEKHIDRV from the coding sequence ATGACGTTCTTCTTTGAAATCCTGATCGGCGGCCTCTTGTCCGGCTTGATGTACTCGCTGGTGGCGCTGGGCTTCGTGCTGATCTACAAGGCCTCGGGCGTGTTCAACTTCGCCCAGGGCGCGATGGTCTACTTTGCCGCGCTGGCGGTGGTGGGGCTGATGGACAAGGGCATGCCGATGTGGGCGGCGGTGATCGGCGCCTTCGTGGTGATGATCCTGGTCGGCATGAGCACCGAGCGTTTCGTGCTGCGCAAGCTGGTCAACCAGCCACCGATCACGCTGTTCATGGCGACCATCGGGCTGTCGTTCTTCCTGGAAGGGCTGGGGCCGCTCTTGTTCGGCAACGAAGTGCGCCCGATCAACCTGGGCATCGTCGACGAGCCGATCGAGTCGATCATGACCAACTTCAATATCGTGCTCTCCAAGTTCGATATTGCGGCGGCGGCCATTGCCGGTGTGCTGGTCGGATCGCTGGCGCTGTTCTTCCAGTACACCAAGGTCGGCCGCGCGCTGCGCGCTGTCGCCGACGACCACCAGGCGGCGCTGTCACTGGGCATCCCGCTGCAGAACATCTGGGCGATCGTGTGGGGCGTGGCGGGTTTCGTCGCACTCGTGGCCGGCATGCTGTGGGGCTCGCGCAATGGCGTGCAGTTCGCGCTGACGCTGACCGCGCTCAAGGCGCTGCCGGTGCTGATCCTGGGCGGCTTCACCTCGGTGCCCGGCGCCATCGTCGGCGGGCTGATCATCGGCGCCTCGGAGAAGCTGGCCGAGATCTATATCCCGCCGGTGTTCCAGTCGATGTTCGGCGGCAACTTCGGCGGCATCGAAGGCTGGTTCCCGTATGTGTTTGCCCTGCTGTTTCTGCTGGTGCGGCCCGAAGGGCTGTTCGGCGAGAAACACATCGATCGCGTCTGA
- a CDS encoding hypothetical protein (K09790: K09790; hypothetical protein) — protein sequence MPLTRPATSPDPEAALSRRQRALRALWVALGGICLLLGVIGIFLPVLPTTPFVLLAAACFARGSRRFHEWLMGHPRFGPLVSDWQRHRSIPFRAKCLALSMMWVSMGTTAWLLRGRPLASAALLACAVGVSVWMVRLPTRPPEGRKS from the coding sequence TTGCCCCTGACTCGTCCCGCCACCTCGCCCGATCCTGAAGCCGCGCTGAGCCGCCGCCAGAGGGCGCTGCGCGCCCTCTGGGTGGCGCTGGGCGGCATCTGCCTCTTGCTTGGGGTGATCGGCATCTTCCTGCCGGTGTTGCCAACCACCCCGTTCGTGCTGCTGGCCGCGGCGTGCTTTGCGCGCGGCTCGCGGCGCTTTCATGAATGGCTGATGGGGCATCCGCGCTTCGGGCCGCTGGTCAGCGACTGGCAGCGGCATCGCAGCATTCCATTTCGGGCGAAGTGCCTGGCCTTGTCGATGATGTGGGTGTCGATGGGGACTACGGCGTGGTTGCTGCGCGGGCGGCCGCTGGCGTCGGCGGCGTTGCTGGCGTGTGCCGTGGGGGTGAGTGTGTGGATGGTCCGGTTGCCGACGCGGCCGCCGGAAGGGCGCAAGTCCTGA
- a CDS encoding amino acid ABC transporter ATPase (K01996: livF; branched-chain amino acid transport system ATP-binding protein) yields the protein MSLLSVNNIEVIYDHVILVLKGVSLEVPEGRIVALLGANGAGKTTTLKAISNLLQAERGDVTKGSIEYRGDRVDQLTPNDLVRRGVIQVMEGRHCFAHLTIEENLLTGAYTRGLSRAQTRDELEKIYAYFPRLKTRRKSQAGYTSGGEQQMCAIGRAMMAKPAMILLDEPSMGLAPQIVEEIFEIVRDLNSREKVSFLLAEQNTMVALRYADYGYILENGRVVMDGDAESLRTNEDVKEFYLGVAANDADDGAGRKSFRDVKSYRRRKRWLA from the coding sequence ATGAGCCTCCTCTCCGTCAACAATATCGAAGTCATCTACGATCACGTGATCCTGGTGCTCAAGGGCGTTTCGCTCGAAGTGCCGGAGGGCCGCATCGTGGCACTGCTCGGGGCCAACGGCGCGGGCAAGACCACCACGCTGAAGGCCATTTCCAACCTGTTGCAGGCCGAGCGCGGCGACGTCACCAAGGGCTCGATCGAGTATCGCGGCGACCGCGTCGACCAGCTCACGCCCAACGACCTGGTGCGCCGCGGCGTGATCCAGGTGATGGAAGGCCGCCACTGCTTCGCGCACCTGACCATCGAGGAAAACCTGCTCACCGGCGCCTATACGCGCGGCCTGTCGCGCGCGCAGACGCGCGACGAGCTGGAGAAGATCTACGCCTACTTCCCGCGGCTGAAGACGCGCCGCAAGTCGCAGGCGGGCTACACCTCCGGCGGCGAGCAGCAGATGTGCGCGATCGGCCGGGCCATGATGGCCAAGCCCGCGATGATCCTGCTGGACGAACCGTCGATGGGCCTGGCGCCGCAGATCGTCGAGGAGATCTTCGAGATCGTGCGCGACCTGAACTCGCGCGAGAAGGTCAGCTTCCTGCTGGCCGAGCAGAACACCATGGTGGCGCTGCGCTATGCCGACTACGGCTACATCCTGGAAAACGGCCGCGTGGTGATGGACGGCGACGCCGAGTCGCTGCGCACCAACGAGGACGTGAAGGAGTTCTACCTGGGCGTGGCGGCCAACGATGCGGACGACGGTGCCGGGCGCAAGTCGTTCCGCGACGTGAAGAGCTACCGGCGCAGGAAGCGCTGGCTGGCCTGA
- a CDS encoding AMP-dependent synthetase (K01912: paaK; phenylacetate-CoA ligase [EC:6.2.1.30]), giving the protein MPEHFDSLETRAPEVREQALLAALARQVAHARDNAPYFAEMLSDVDPRLLTSRAALAALPVTRKSELSARQRALPPLGGLNATPLGGLRHVFQSPGPIHEPDGKDADWWRVARAMFAAGFRAGDLVYNTFSYHFTPAGMMMETGAHRLGCCVFPAGVGQTESQVQALASLQPAAYAGTPSFLKLLLERGDELGTPCTSLTKALVSGEALPPSLRAWFKERGVRVQQMYGTADVGLIAYETEGGDGWVVDEGVLVEIVEPGGSRPMAEGETGEVVVTVLGNGDYPLIRFGTGDLSAIVAESSQRPSPCGRTNIRLKGWLGRADQATKVKGMFVHPGQVADVMRRHPEIRAARLVVTGELGADVMTLHCDATREDEALQRAVAESLREVMRLRGAVAFVAAGSLPQDGKVIEDARRYD; this is encoded by the coding sequence ATGCCAGAACACTTCGATTCGCTCGAAACCCGCGCGCCGGAAGTCCGCGAGCAGGCGCTCCTTGCCGCCCTGGCACGCCAGGTAGCCCATGCGCGCGACAACGCGCCTTACTTTGCCGAGATGCTGAGCGACGTCGACCCGCGCTTGCTGACCTCGCGCGCGGCGCTGGCCGCGCTGCCGGTCACGCGCAAGTCAGAACTGTCGGCACGCCAGCGCGCGTTGCCGCCGCTGGGCGGGCTCAACGCGACGCCCCTTGGCGGCCTGCGCCACGTGTTCCAGTCGCCCGGCCCGATCCACGAACCCGACGGCAAAGATGCGGACTGGTGGCGCGTGGCGCGCGCGATGTTCGCGGCGGGCTTCCGCGCCGGCGATCTGGTCTACAACACCTTCTCCTATCACTTCACGCCGGCCGGCATGATGATGGAAACCGGCGCGCACCGGCTCGGCTGCTGCGTGTTCCCCGCGGGCGTGGGCCAGACCGAATCGCAGGTACAGGCGCTGGCCAGCCTGCAGCCGGCCGCGTATGCGGGCACGCCGTCGTTCCTGAAGCTGCTGCTGGAGCGTGGCGACGAGTTGGGCACGCCCTGCACCAGCCTGACCAAGGCGCTGGTGTCGGGCGAGGCGCTGCCGCCGTCGCTGCGCGCCTGGTTCAAGGAGCGGGGCGTGCGCGTGCAGCAGATGTATGGCACCGCGGATGTCGGCTTGATCGCTTATGAAACCGAAGGCGGCGACGGCTGGGTCGTGGACGAGGGCGTGCTGGTGGAGATCGTCGAACCCGGCGGCTCGCGGCCGATGGCCGAGGGCGAAACTGGCGAGGTGGTGGTGACGGTGCTGGGGAATGGCGACTATCCGTTGATCCGCTTCGGCACCGGCGATTTGTCGGCGATCGTGGCGGAGTCGTCGCAGCGGCCGAGCCCGTGCGGGCGCACCAATATCCGCCTCAAAGGGTGGCTCGGTCGCGCCGACCAGGCGACCAAGGTCAAGGGGATGTTTGTGCATCCGGGGCAGGTGGCGGACGTGATGCGGCGCCATCCGGAGATCCGCGCTGCGCGGCTGGTGGTGACCGGAGAACTCGGCGCCGACGTAATGACGCTGCACTGCGATGCCACGCGCGAGGACGAGGCGTTGCAGCGCGCGGTGGCGGAGTCGCTGCGCGAGGTGATGCGGCTGCGCGGCGCGGTGGCGTTCGTGGCGGCGGGGTCATTGCCGCAGGATGGGAAGGTGATCGAGGACGCGCGGCGGTACGATTGA
- a CDS encoding ABC transporter permease (K01999: livK; branched-chain amino acid transport system substrate-binding protein) translates to MTNLIRNVQRAALVVSAAAALLAPAAPAMAQSNEQFVALPSYRVGPYGANGQSWYGGFIDYLNYVNLKDGGVNGVKLSWEECETEYNNAKGVECYERLKSKNATTKGTAYHAMSTGISYALVDKTAADKVPLVMMGYGRTDAVDGSVFPYAFPLVTTYQMQVSAIVKYLASKSGGSLAGKKIVYLYHDSAYGKEPIVALQAEAKLGKFNLVEIPVAHPGNEQGAQWLKIRQENPDYVIFWGWGVMNQTALKAAQKVGFSRDKMIGSWWAGSEEDTVPAGDASKGYMSATWNVAGKSVPLIADIEKVVYGAGKGNMQDKNKVGSVLYNRGVSAAVVTVEAVRVAQAKFGKGKAMTGEQMRWAFENLNLTNARLQQLGATGLLPEIKTSCDNHEGSGKVKIQQWDGSKWVVVSDWIEGNKSLIHPLFKATAAQYAKEKGITPACSKS, encoded by the coding sequence ATGACCAACCTGATTCGCAACGTGCAACGCGCCGCCCTGGTGGTCAGCGCCGCGGCTGCACTGCTGGCGCCGGCGGCGCCGGCCATGGCGCAGAGCAACGAGCAGTTCGTCGCGCTGCCGAGCTATCGCGTGGGGCCGTATGGCGCCAACGGGCAGTCCTGGTATGGCGGCTTCATCGACTACCTCAACTACGTCAACCTGAAGGACGGCGGCGTCAACGGCGTCAAGCTATCGTGGGAAGAGTGCGAGACCGAGTACAACAACGCCAAGGGCGTGGAGTGCTACGAGCGCCTGAAGTCCAAGAACGCCACCACCAAGGGCACGGCCTACCACGCGATGTCGACCGGCATCTCGTACGCGCTGGTCGACAAGACTGCCGCCGACAAGGTGCCGCTGGTGATGATGGGCTACGGCCGCACCGACGCGGTGGACGGCTCGGTGTTCCCATATGCGTTCCCGCTGGTGACGACGTACCAGATGCAGGTGTCGGCCATCGTCAAGTACCTGGCCTCGAAGAGCGGTGGCTCGCTCGCCGGCAAGAAGATCGTCTACCTGTACCACGACTCGGCCTATGGCAAGGAGCCGATCGTGGCGCTGCAGGCTGAGGCGAAGCTGGGCAAGTTCAACCTGGTCGAGATCCCGGTGGCGCACCCCGGCAACGAGCAGGGCGCGCAGTGGCTGAAAATCCGTCAGGAGAACCCCGATTACGTGATCTTCTGGGGCTGGGGCGTGATGAACCAGACCGCGCTGAAGGCCGCGCAGAAGGTCGGCTTCTCGCGCGACAAGATGATTGGTTCGTGGTGGGCAGGCTCGGAGGAAGACACGGTGCCGGCCGGTGATGCCTCCAAGGGCTACATGAGCGCGACCTGGAACGTCGCGGGCAAGAGCGTGCCGCTGATCGCCGATATCGAGAAGGTGGTCTACGGCGCCGGCAAGGGCAATATGCAGGACAAGAACAAGGTGGGGTCGGTGCTGTACAACCGCGGCGTGTCGGCGGCGGTGGTGACGGTGGAAGCGGTCCGCGTGGCGCAGGCCAAGTTCGGCAAGGGCAAGGCCATGACCGGCGAGCAGATGCGCTGGGCCTTCGAGAACCTGAACCTGACCAACGCTCGCTTGCAGCAACTGGGTGCCACCGGCCTGCTGCCTGAGATCAAGACCAGCTGCGACAACCACGAGGGCTCGGGCAAGGTGAAGATCCAGCAGTGGGACGGCAGCAAGTGGGTGGTGGTGTCGGACTGGATCGAGGGCAACAAGAGCCTGATCCACCCGCTGTTCAAGGCCACGGCGGCGCAGTACGCGAAGGAGAAGGGGATTACGCCGGCTTGTTCGAAGTCTTGA
- a CDS encoding 2-nitropropane dioxygenase (K00459: E1.13.12.16; nitronate monooxygenase [EC:1.13.12.16]), whose protein sequence is MPAAKQLPQVLQNLALPVIASPMFIVSYPELVLAQCKAGIVGSFPALNARPAELLDEWLTQIQDELAAFKAANPGAPVGPVAVNQIVHTSNARLEHDIKVCVEHKVPIFITSLRAPVKEMIDAVHSYGGIVLHDVISMRHAEKAIEAGVDGLILVAAGAGGHAGMLSPFALVGEVRKLFDGPIALSGSIATGEAVLAAQAMGADFAYVGTRFIASQEAHAAESYKQSITSSAAADIVYTNLFTGVHGNYIRESISNAGLDPDNLPIADKSKMDFSSGSSKAKAWKDIWGAGQGVGQIHDIPTAGEIVARMKAEYDEAKARLGIAR, encoded by the coding sequence ATGCCCGCCGCCAAGCAACTGCCCCAGGTCCTGCAGAACCTGGCCCTGCCCGTCATTGCCTCGCCCATGTTTATCGTCAGCTATCCGGAGCTGGTGCTGGCGCAGTGCAAGGCCGGCATCGTCGGATCGTTCCCGGCGCTCAACGCGCGCCCGGCGGAGCTGCTCGACGAGTGGCTCACCCAGATCCAGGACGAACTCGCCGCGTTCAAGGCCGCCAACCCGGGCGCGCCGGTAGGCCCGGTCGCGGTCAACCAGATCGTGCACACGTCAAACGCCCGGCTCGAGCATGACATCAAGGTGTGCGTGGAGCACAAGGTGCCGATCTTCATCACCTCGCTGCGCGCGCCGGTCAAGGAGATGATCGACGCGGTGCACAGCTACGGCGGCATCGTGCTGCACGACGTGATCAGCATGCGCCATGCCGAGAAGGCGATCGAGGCCGGTGTCGACGGCCTGATCCTGGTGGCGGCCGGCGCCGGCGGCCATGCCGGCATGCTGTCGCCGTTTGCGCTGGTGGGCGAAGTGCGCAAGCTCTTCGACGGCCCGATCGCGCTGTCGGGTTCGATCGCCACCGGCGAGGCGGTGCTGGCGGCGCAGGCGATGGGCGCTGACTTTGCCTACGTGGGCACGCGCTTTATCGCGTCGCAGGAGGCGCATGCGGCCGAATCGTACAAGCAGTCGATCACCAGCTCGGCCGCCGCCGATATCGTCTATACCAACCTGTTCACCGGCGTGCACGGCAACTACATCCGCGAGAGCATCAGCAACGCCGGCCTGGACCCGGACAACCTGCCCATCGCCGACAAGAGCAAGATGGACTTCTCCAGCGGCAGCTCCAAGGCCAAGGCGTGGAAGGATATCTGGGGCGCCGGCCAGGGCGTGGGGCAAATCCATGACATTCCCACCGCCGGGGAAATCGTTGCGCGCATGAAAGCGGAGTACGATGAGGCCAAGGCGCGGCTGGGTATCGCGCGCTGA
- a CDS encoding ABC transporter permease (K01998: livM; branched-chain amino acid transport system permease protein) translates to MFYREAGQFKTSYVADSQIFPIRQDRIGFALLMAVAFVVIPLTGSEYWFSAILIPFLIFSLAALGLNILTGYAGQLSLGTAAFMAVGAYAAYNFQLRVEGMPVLLTFVMAGLSAALVGVAFGLPSLRIKGFYLAVATLAAQFFVVWALTKFPWFSNNSSSGVITAQRLDLFGFAIDTPVKKYLFVLGIVTVLALVAKNLVRSATGRAWMSVRDMDVAAEVIGIPLMRTKLLAFAVSSFYCGVAGALYAFCYLGSVEPDGFSLDLSFRVLFMIIIGGVGSILGSFLGAAFILLLPIFLDNVLPPLAALLHLPFTNATVSHIQLMVFGGLIIFFLIVEPHGLARLWQIAKEKLRLWPFPH, encoded by the coding sequence ATGTTTTATCGTGAAGCCGGCCAGTTCAAGACCAGCTACGTCGCCGACAGCCAGATCTTCCCGATCCGCCAGGACCGCATCGGCTTTGCGCTGCTGATGGCCGTGGCGTTCGTGGTGATCCCGCTGACGGGATCGGAATATTGGTTCTCGGCCATCCTGATCCCGTTCCTGATTTTTTCGCTGGCGGCGCTGGGGCTGAATATCCTGACCGGCTATGCCGGACAGCTGTCATTGGGCACCGCGGCCTTCATGGCGGTGGGTGCCTACGCCGCCTACAACTTCCAGCTGCGCGTGGAAGGCATGCCGGTGCTGCTGACGTTCGTGATGGCGGGCCTTTCCGCCGCGCTTGTGGGTGTGGCCTTTGGCTTGCCGTCGCTGCGCATCAAGGGCTTCTACCTGGCGGTGGCGACGCTGGCGGCGCAGTTCTTCGTGGTGTGGGCGCTGACCAAGTTTCCCTGGTTCTCGAACAACAGCTCCTCGGGCGTGATCACCGCGCAGCGGCTGGACCTGTTCGGCTTCGCCATCGACACCCCGGTGAAGAAATACCTGTTCGTGCTGGGCATCGTCACGGTGCTGGCGCTGGTGGCCAAGAACCTGGTGCGCTCGGCCACCGGCCGCGCCTGGATGTCGGTGCGCGACATGGACGTGGCGGCCGAGGTGATCGGCATCCCGCTGATGCGCACCAAGCTGCTGGCGTTCGCGGTCAGCTCGTTCTACTGCGGCGTGGCCGGCGCGCTGTACGCGTTCTGCTACCTCGGCTCGGTCGAGCCGGACGGCTTCTCGCTGGACCTGTCGTTCCGCGTGCTGTTCATGATCATCATCGGCGGCGTGGGCAGCATCCTGGGCTCGTTCCTGGGTGCGGCATTCATCCTGCTGCTGCCGATCTTCCTGGACAACGTGCTGCCGCCGCTGGCCGCGCTGCTGCACCTGCCGTTCACCAATGCCACCGTGTCGCACATCCAGCTGATGGTGTTCGGCGGGCTGATCATCTTCTTCCTGATCGTGGAGCCGCACGGGCTGGCCCGGCTGTGGCAGATCGCCAAGGAGAAGCTGAGGCTGTGGCCGTTCCCTCACTGA